A stretch of DNA from Methylomicrobium lacus LW14:
TTGCCGCGAAGCGCTCATATATGCGAAGCGTGGCGGATCTCAGCGCAAAATCTCCCTAATTTCCTACCACGCCATCACACGGCATTGCCAAGGTCATTCCCTGGCAATGATCTGAAGATTATTCTCTTTGATCCCGAGCAGCAATTCGCCCTGCAAAATTCCGAGCAATTCCTTGCCGGCCATGCTGTATCGCCATCCGTGCAGTAACGGGCAGTCGCCATCGTCGTTATTGAACAGCAAGGCTTCCAAGTCTTTTCGGGTGGCGAGGATGTTCGGATTCAAGGCGTTCTCTTCGGCCCTGATCCTGACGATTGCGGTCAACAGGTCAACGATCGCTTCCTGCTGCTGGGTTTTCTTGACGGGGCGGCCATCCTCATGCAGGGGAATCGGCGGACGGTTTTTCGCCGCGCCGATGATCTTGCACAAGGCGGCGCCATAACGGTTGACTGTGCGTTCGTTGATGCCGCGGACTTGTGCCAGCTCTCCCACCGTTTCCGGTTGAAGTTTCGCGATATCGAACAACAGTTCATCGCGGATCAGCCAGCCTTTCGGGCGGTTTTCGCTTTGCGCGGTGCTTTCGCGCCATTCGGCGAGAGCCTGGATGATCGAAAGTTGCTTGCCGGTCAGTTTGTTTTTGCCCTTGATTTTATGCCAGGCGTGCTCCGGCACGACTTCGTAAAGCCCCGGATTGGACAGTTCGGCAAAATCCAGCTGCAGCCAATCGAGACGCCCCAATGCACTCAGCTTGTCGAGCATGATTTGATAGATTTTGCACAGATAAATCACATCGTCTGCGGCATATTGGATTTCCGCTTCGGTGAGCGGGCGTTTACTCCAATCCGCGCGCGTGTGGGCCTTGTTCAGGTTCACGTTCAACAGGTGCGAGACCAGCATCGCATAGCCCGGATTGTCCTGGTAACCCAGTAAAGGCGCCGCGACTTGCGTGTCAAAGATCGGCGAGGGCAGTTTTCCGGTCAATTGATAAAATATTTCCAGATCCTGGCGGCTGGAATGCAGCACCTTGATGAGGTCGGGGTTGTATAAGACCTCAAAAAGTTCGTCGAGTTGGGTGAGGGCGATTGGGTCGATGCAAGCCACCCAGTCAGGCGTGGCGATCTGTAATAAGCAGAACTTCGGATAATAGGTTTTCTCGCGTAAAAACTCGGTATCGAGTGCGATCCATGGAGCCGATTTGATGCGCGCGCAAATTTCAGAAAGTTTTGCGGGGGTGTCGATGTATTCAATGGCAGTTGTATTCACGTGTCGAACCTTAAATTGAGGCGGCCGCCCATAAAGATCGTTGCAATAAGAACGGGATCATGGTCTTGCGCCGGAGAATTGAGCCGGATGCGCTGGTTTAATCGTTTTCATATTCGCAGAGAAGCGCCGAGGAAATGCGCGCGAGCCAACGAAAGCGATTCAATTTTTACCGGAAAAGCCGGCCGCTTCGGACTGTGGTTTGGCGCTCTGCTGACGATGGCGTCCATAACGCGAATTGCCGCGCTTTTTGGGGCGCCGGTTTTTTACCCGCCGAATATCCAGGGCTTGGCGATTGATCTCGACCGCTTTTAAATGTTGAAAGATGTCCGGCGGCATTTCATCGGGCAATTCGATCAGCGTGTAAAAGTCCTGAATGTCGATATTGGCGATATTGTTTTTATCGACCCCCGATTCTTCCACCAAGACTTTTTTGATTTCTTCGGCCGTGACTTGATGTTGACGGCCGACATCGAGCCGATAACGGACCATTTTTATCGTTTGCGGTATGGCTTGCCGAAGTGCGCCGGCCCCCCGCTGCGCTTGGGCGGGAGGAATGGCGGCGGCCTGAGATCTCGCCGGGTTTTGCAGTAAAAACAGCAGGGCAGCGGCGCAGTCCAAGGGATCGGCCCCCAGGCTTGCGCTGAGATTCTTCAGATGGGCTCTTTGGCCGCCGAGATCCTCGCTGTTGATGATCTGTTGTATTTGGCCATCCAAGCCTGTTGATAGGCTGGGTTTATCGGTATTGTTCATCCTGGAAATGAGCGCTCGGGTGGACTATTCAAGTCAATGTCAGCAAAAAATGGCGGCGGAATCAGGCGTCAGGTTTGGATTAGAGCCTGTCTTCAAATATTTCGACATAGGCTTCATCACGAATACGGCGCAGCCAGAGTTCGGTTTCTTCTTCGATTTTCCGTTTGCGTATCGCCTCCCGGGCCATATTTTTTTGGTGTTCGTTGCTATTGTCTTTGGTTTCGCGATCGAGCACCTGGATCAAGTGCCAACCGAATTGAGTCTGCACCGGGTCGCTGATTTGTTTGATCGCCAGTTCATTCATCGTATTTTCGAATTCTTTGACCAAGTCGCCTGGGCTCACCCTGCCCAGGGAGCCGCCTTTCAAGGCCGAGCCTTTATCGTCCGAGTGCGCGCGCGCGAGCGCGGCGAAGTCATCGCCATCGGTAATGCGCTCCTTCAACGCCAGCAAGCGTTTTTTGGCTTCATTATCGTCGATTAATTCGTTGGTTTTGATCAAAATGTGCCGAACTTCGGTTTTGGTGACCATGTGGTTTTCGCTGCCTTTCGACTCGAGCAGCTTGATCACATGAAAGCCGCTGGGGCTGCGTATCGGATCGGATACGGCGCCGACACTCATTTTTTTCGCGGTATCGGCAAAAATACTCGGGATATCGTTCAGGTTGCGCCAGCCCAGATCGCCGCCTGACAAAGCATTGTCATCGTCCGAGTTGCTGACCGCGGTATGGGTAAAATCCTGGCCTTCGCGCAGCTTGGCGACGATGTCATCGGCCTTGCTTTTGGCGGCCTGTATCTCCGCGGCGGAAGCGCCTTCTTTCAGGGCGATAAGAATGTGTCCTAAATGGTATTGTACCGAGTCGGAACCGACTTTGCCCTGGGTTTCGAGATAGTGTTCGACTTCCCGGTCGGTCACCTTGATGCGGGCGCCAATCTCGCGCGCGCGCAACTGATTGACCATGATTTCATTGCGCACATTATCCAGAAAGCTTTTATAGGCCATGCCTTGGCTGATCAGTTCGTTTCTGAACTCGTCAGGGCTCATATTGTTATTGCGCGCGATTTCGGTGACCGAACTGTTCAGCATTTCGTCGCTGACCGTGATGCCGGCTTTTTCGGCCAATTGCTTCTGCAGCCTGTCGACAATCAGTTTTTCGAGTACTTGGCGGCGCAGCGTGGACGCCGGCGGCATCTCGACATTGGAGGCGCGCATACGCTGCGCGATCATATCAGTTTCTTTTTCCAGTTCGTGTTCCAATACTACGTCTTCCTCGACGATCGCGACGATGTTGTCGAGCATTTCGGCGCGGGCGACATTGGCGCCAGCTAGCCAATGGAGCAGAAAAAAAGCAATAAAAAATTGTTTCATTACGGTGTGGTCAATTCATTTTGGCGGCTTTGATAGCCGAAAATACTTTGTTCTAAGAAGGTGTCGAGCCTTTCACCCAGGCCGGTCAAGCCTTTGAACTCAACCTGAAAGAAAACTCCGGATTGGCTGGTGCCTTCCGCTAGCTGCGTATTCGCGCTATTAACCGTATTGATATTGTTGATATAGCGGCGGCCGATCAGGCGGAAACGCCAGCAGCAATTCTCTTTTTCGACGCCGATAAAGGTTTCCTGCGTGTTGTTATAAAGCCATGAATATTGCCAGCGGCCGATCGCGTACCAGTTGTCGAGCAGAGGCCAGCGGAAGCTTACGTCGCTTTGCACTAGATCGTTGCTGTGCAGCACGGCCGGATCGGTCAGCGGATTATAATTATTATCGGCGGCGGACTGCTGCCAAATGTTTTGGTTTGCTATTAAGGTTCGTTCAACGAGATCGGTACGTCGATAATGGAAGCCCAGATTCAGAATCCTCTCGGACTCATCCACAAAATGGAGCACCGCTTTGCCTCTGACGATGTCATTGGTCTGTGGGTTCCACTGGATACCGGTTTCTCCGGACCAGTGCTCGGTAAATTCGCTGCTGAGTTCGGCAATCAGCGGCGACACACTGTCGGTTTCGGGAGGTGTTTCAAAGCCTTCCTCAGGGACCGTCACGAAATCAGGCAGGTTGCGAATCCTGATTGGCGCGGTCACTTCGCGGTCCTGGAAATAAAAAATCTGCCCGATGTTGAATTTCAATCTTTCACGGCCGCTTTCAGGATCGAGCAGGCGCGTCGTCAGTGCGGCGGTGATTTGATTGGCATCCTGGACCCTGTCGGTGCCGCTGAAACGGTTTTCACGGAACAGATTGCTGAACCATAAGTCGTAGTTCGAGGTATCAAACAAAGGAATATTTGTTTGGTCCTTTTTAGGGATGTATAAATAAAACAACCGCGGTTCGATCGTATGCTTCAAGGACGAGCCGGCGCTGCCGAGATCCCGTTCGAACGTCATGCCGCTGTCCATTGAAAAGATCGGCAAGGTGCGGGTGACAGCACCAGGCCAGTTTTTGGGGACATTATTAGGGTCCGTACTACTTTTTTCAGAGAGCTGATAATCTGTGTGCTGTAGTGAAACTTTGGGTGTTAAAAAGCCCCATTCGTTGTGCAGCGGCGAACTGATCGAAGGCTTGATATTTAAACGCTGGCCGTTGACAAGATTTTGATGTTGAAAATAGACGTATTCGCCATCCAGAGCCGCATTCAGCGGCATAAAATCGAAGGCGTGATTTAGGTCGAGATTGATTTGAGGCAGTCGCCGATAGGGACGTTTGTGGCCGGTCAATGTTTTATCGATCGTTTGATAATTCTCGAGACGGCCGACCAACGAAATACCTTTGCTTCTATCTCTGTAGCCCAAATCGGCCGTGCTTTTGATGTGACTGAAATTTGGAAAGCTCAGCGCGTTGCCGAGCTCACCGAAATATTCCTTGTCCGAAACATAATTCAGATCCAGATTCGAGCTGATGTACTGGCCGAACTGGCTGTTGTTTTTGAACGACCCCAGAAAACGCGAGATATGGCGCTCTTGGTCATTCGGTACAACTTCAAGCCCCAATTTGCTGTTCGAGTAGGGAGTCAATAGTCTGAAATCGCCGGCCAGCATCAAGCCCCGTTTCGTATAATAGCGCGGTTTAAAGGTGGCGTCATAGTTCGGCGCGATGTTCCAGTAATAAGGCACCGTAGCGTGGAAGCCGCCCAGTTGCGTATTGCCGTAGGAAGGCGCCAGGAAGCCCGATAAACGCCGGTTATCGACCGGGAAAGACAAATACGGCGAGTAAAAGACCGGCGTGCCTTTGAATTCGACCCAGGCATTTTTGGCGGCGCCTTTACCGGTGGCGTCGTTCACTTTCAGATCGGATGCATGCACGACCCAGTCCGTATTGCCCGGAGGACAGGTGGTGTAGGCGACGTCCTTGTAACGCGAAAGCGATTTGCTTTCCCGGTACGCGGCGGCGGCGCGGCCTCTGAGCGGCGCGGACGGATTGATGAACTGCACGTTTCTCAAGGTCGCCTGGTCTTGCGCCAGTTTTAGATTCGCGGAGTTACTGTAAATCGATAAATTGTCCTCGCTGTAATACACCTCGCCTTGCAGATCTAAGTTTTGCGAAACGCTGTCATACTGTGCGGTGTGTGACAGCGAGTGCTGGTCGGCGCGGGTAATTTCAACATTGCCCTCATAACTGCTGATTTCATTGTCGAAGACTTCGCCATAATTGGCATGTACATCCAGTGGCGACACG
This window harbors:
- the rnd gene encoding ribonuclease D produces the protein MNTTAIEYIDTPAKLSEICARIKSAPWIALDTEFLREKTYYPKFCLLQIATPDWVACIDPIALTQLDELFEVLYNPDLIKVLHSSRQDLEIFYQLTGKLPSPIFDTQVAAPLLGYQDNPGYAMLVSHLLNVNLNKAHTRADWSKRPLTEAEIQYAADDVIYLCKIYQIMLDKLSALGRLDWLQLDFAELSNPGLYEVVPEHAWHKIKGKNKLTGKQLSIIQALAEWRESTAQSENRPKGWLIRDELLFDIAKLQPETVGELAQVRGINERTVNRYGAALCKIIGAAKNRPPIPLHEDGRPVKKTQQQEAIVDLLTAIVRIRAEENALNPNILATRKDLEALLFNNDDGDCPLLHGWRYSMAGKELLGILQGELLLGIKENNLQIIARE
- a CDS encoding DbpA RNA binding domain-containing protein, with protein sequence MNNTDKPSLSTGLDGQIQQIINSEDLGGQRAHLKNLSASLGADPLDCAAALLFLLQNPARSQAAAIPPAQAQRGAGALRQAIPQTIKMVRYRLDVGRQHQVTAEEIKKVLVEESGVDKNNIANIDIQDFYTLIELPDEMPPDIFQHLKAVEINRQALDIRRVKNRRPKKRGNSRYGRHRQQSAKPQSEAAGFSGKN
- a CDS encoding peptidylprolyl isomerase, whose product is MKQFFIAFFLLHWLAGANVARAEMLDNIVAIVEEDVVLEHELEKETDMIAQRMRASNVEMPPASTLRRQVLEKLIVDRLQKQLAEKAGITVSDEMLNSSVTEIARNNNMSPDEFRNELISQGMAYKSFLDNVRNEIMVNQLRAREIGARIKVTDREVEHYLETQGKVGSDSVQYHLGHILIALKEGASAAEIQAAKSKADDIVAKLREGQDFTHTAVSNSDDDNALSGGDLGWRNLNDIPSIFADTAKKMSVGAVSDPIRSPSGFHVIKLLESKGSENHMVTKTEVRHILIKTNELIDDNEAKKRLLALKERITDGDDFAALARAHSDDKGSALKGGSLGRVSPGDLVKEFENTMNELAIKQISDPVQTQFGWHLIQVLDRETKDNSNEHQKNMAREAIRKRKIEEETELWLRRIRDEAYVEIFEDRL
- a CDS encoding LPS-assembly protein LptD, which translates into the protein MHFWLILFFFALLQTPGFADDAAWNCHQDKNSKEWVCSGEKAQPSTDTDTDTNTDTNTNTNNEPLAQQPAPVPPAPTEVKETAASESAPAPIPETPAEAKPELQPKPVAEKPIPVQATVHKAIAVKENLRQEDTRQAGWHCKSGDGSQDWDCNLTGPDPQGQPRTVAAEKHGFSLLDPAFDAKQEQVFGSLASQLKYDPWANCSIEPGAPGGFTPGRHLRDVSPLDVHANYGEVFDNEISSYEGNVEITRADQHSLSHTAQYDSVSQNLDLQGEVYYSEDNLSIYSNSANLKLAQDQATLRNVQFINPSAPLRGRAAAAYRESKSLSRYKDVAYTTCPPGNTDWVVHASDLKVNDATGKGAAKNAWVEFKGTPVFYSPYLSFPVDNRRLSGFLAPSYGNTQLGGFHATVPYYWNIAPNYDATFKPRYYTKRGLMLAGDFRLLTPYSNSKLGLEVVPNDQERHISRFLGSFKNNSQFGQYISSNLDLNYVSDKEYFGELGNALSFPNFSHIKSTADLGYRDRSKGISLVGRLENYQTIDKTLTGHKRPYRRLPQINLDLNHAFDFMPLNAALDGEYVYFQHQNLVNGQRLNIKPSISSPLHNEWGFLTPKVSLQHTDYQLSEKSSTDPNNVPKNWPGAVTRTLPIFSMDSGMTFERDLGSAGSSLKHTIEPRLFYLYIPKKDQTNIPLFDTSNYDLWFSNLFRENRFSGTDRVQDANQITAALTTRLLDPESGRERLKFNIGQIFYFQDREVTAPIRIRNLPDFVTVPEEGFETPPETDSVSPLIAELSSEFTEHWSGETGIQWNPQTNDIVRGKAVLHFVDESERILNLGFHYRRTDLVERTLIANQNIWQQSAADNNYNPLTDPAVLHSNDLVQSDVSFRWPLLDNWYAIGRWQYSWLYNNTQETFIGVEKENCCWRFRLIGRRYINNINTVNSANTQLAEGTSQSGVFFQVEFKGLTGLGERLDTFLEQSIFGYQSRQNELTTP